From Paenibacillus graminis, a single genomic window includes:
- a CDS encoding DUF3139 domain-containing protein: MTIAASIIILLVIGIYAALQFKYNSLEKSLKEYLITVEGYSESDIVSVKAKLSSMPKFPVYVIFADDPDTNYIFTDRGASDWTQLDPKKPQRLKKVD, encoded by the coding sequence ATGACTATTGCAGCATCTATTATTATTTTGCTCGTTATTGGAATTTATGCAGCACTTCAGTTTAAATATAATTCACTTGAAAAAAGTCTAAAAGAATATTTGATTACAGTAGAAGGGTACTCTGAATCTGATATAGTGAGTGTTAAAGCTAAGCTTAGTTCTATGCCGAAATTCCCTGTATATGTAATATTTGCTGATGACCCTGACACTAACTACATTTTCACAGACAGAGGTGCATCGGACTGGACACAACTAGATCCTAAAAAACCGCAGCGATTAAAAAAGGTTGATTAA
- a CDS encoding ORF6C domain-containing protein, translated as MEDTSQWLAVVGQQLQMTEQQGAVLRMMFEGLNAFKTEITEHKEEVQMMVQEVRDSVTLTDAECYQIHQAVKLKTVELTKHRFKESDLKFNEMVGKYRRLIWSNLKKRFEVAKYSHIRRIDFADAVEFVQFFQPEDYI; from the coding sequence ATGGAAGACACAAGCCAATGGTTGGCGGTTGTAGGTCAGCAACTCCAAATGACTGAGCAGCAAGGTGCGGTACTCAGGATGATGTTCGAGGGCCTGAATGCTTTCAAGACAGAGATCACCGAACATAAAGAAGAAGTGCAAATGATGGTACAGGAGGTTCGTGATAGCGTCACTCTCACGGATGCTGAATGCTACCAGATACATCAGGCTGTTAAGCTCAAGACGGTCGAATTGACAAAACATCGGTTCAAGGAATCCGATCTCAAATTCAATGAGATGGTTGGGAAATATCGCCGACTCATCTGGAGTAATTTGAAGAAACGTTTTGAAGTAGCCAAATACAGCCATATTCGCCGGATTGATTTTGCTGACGCTGTGGAATTCGTTCAATTCTTTCAACCAGAGGATTATATATGA